DNA from Pirellulaceae bacterium:
ACCAAGACGCCAATGCGAGCCAGTCGCCAGAGCAACCCGTTGCGGAGCGTCTGCCCACGACTCGCGTTTGGGGTGTAGAATTTGCCCAGGTGTCCATGCAGCAAGCCGTCGACATGGCAGATCGCGTGGTGCAAGCTCGACGTCCCGAGTACTTTATCACTGCCAATTTGAACTATTTGATGCTGTCCGACCAGCATCCGCGTTTGCACGAAGTCAACCGCCAGTGCTGTTGTATGCTGGCCGATGGACAGCCGATCGTTCTGCGCAGTCGTTTGGGAAATCAGCCGCTGCCGGCGCGCGTCGCCGGTTCGGATTTGATTGTCGAGCTGGCTAAGTTGTCAGCAGAGAAGGGTTATCGAATCTTTTTCTTGGGTGGAGCGCCAGGCATCGCCAGCGCAGCGAGTGCACACCTCAAAGCTCGCTTTCCAGAAATGCAAATCGCTGGCGTCTATTCTCCGCCGTTTCGTCCGTTGTCAGCCTATGAACAAACGGAGATGATTCGAGCGATTCGCGACGCGGAGACCGATATTCTGCTGGTGGCTTTTGGGCAACCTAAAGGCGAATTGTGGATTTACGATAACTTGCAGGATATTGGGGTGCCACTGGCGATTCAAATGGGGGCATCATTCGACTTTCTGGCCGGAACAGCGCGGCGCGCCCCGCGTATTTGGCAGAATTTGGGATGCGAATGGCTATACCGAGCATTGAGCGACCCACGGCGACTGCTACCGCGATATGGCAAGAATCTGATGTTCCTACTGTACTTGTTGCTGCAAGATATCAAAAATGTCGGTCAACGGAAAATCGGTAGTCCGGTCAAAGACAGTTGGCGCGAGCAGGAGAGGGAAGTCCTGCGCCCACAGCGTTGAACTGTCACCAGCGGCAGTTCGAAAGTGGAAGCTCTGGACGTAATCGCGTATTTCCAAAGCTTGGATCGCGGTTGCCACTACTGCCAGGCTAAGGCAGTCACGGGTATGGCTTGCGCGCTTTCAATGGCCACCAGCGGGCGATGTCTTGAGACAATTGTTTCAAGAGTTCTGGCTGCTCAGCGGCTAAGTTTCGCTGCTCGTGGGGGTCGGCCTGAAGATCGAATAGCTGAGGTTGTGGTTGCAGTGGTTGATGTGCAGCGGAGTGTCGATCGAGTTCTACGTCGTAGGTGATTATCAGCTTCCACGGACCACGAATCGTCCAGCGATAGATAAGTGATGCTTCAGGAGACTCTAAATCCGCCACGTCATGCGTAAACCCCTCGCCGAATAGTTGTTGGCGTTCCAGCGGTTGAGCATCACGTACTAAATTCAGAAGGCTCTCACCGGGCAAATCTGTAGCAGGCGAAATGCCAACGGCGCTCAGAATGGTGGGAGCGATGTCGATGGAGCTAACCAGATCATCATATTGCCTGGGGGGGATCGTGCCTTC
Protein-coding regions in this window:
- a CDS encoding WecB/TagA/CpsF family glycosyltransferase; amino-acid sequence: MQQAVDMADRVVQARRPEYFITANLNYLMLSDQHPRLHEVNRQCCCMLADGQPIVLRSRLGNQPLPARVAGSDLIVELAKLSAEKGYRIFFLGGAPGIASAASAHLKARFPEMQIAGVYSPPFRPLSAYEQTEMIRAIRDAETDILLVAFGQPKGELWIYDNLQDIGVPLAIQMGASFDFLAGTARRAPRIWQNLGCEWLYRALSDPRRLLPRYGKNLMFLLYLLLQDIKNVGQRKIGSPVKDSWREQEREVLRPQR